TTGCGCTTGAACGACCAGGTGAAGACGAAGGTTGCCACCTCCGTGCCATCCTCCATCCGCCCCACGCTGGTCGCCTCCGCGGTGGTGCCCTCGCCGGTGCGCAGCGTCTCGGCCACGGCGGCGGCGATCCGCTCCCCGTCCGCGCAGGCGAAGGTGGCGTCGGAGACGGCCTTCTTGCCGAACGACGCCCTCATCTCGGTCACCAGCATGGAGACGGGGGCGCCGGCCCCCTGCACGGCCGCCATCGCCAGTGCGCCGGTCGACAGCTCGGCGGCCATGGCCTGGGCGGCGAAGTAGGTGCTGCGAAAGGGGTTCTGCGTGCGCCAGCCGCGCGGCACCACCACTTCGCAGCGCGCCGCGTCCAGATGGCGCACCCGCAGCCCGGCGAACCAGGCCAGCGGCAGCTTGGACATGAAGTACGCCCGCATCCTGGCGCGGCTGCGCATGTTGGCGCGGAACGCCTCCGCGCGGGCGGCGTCCGGCAGGGCCGGGGCGGTTACGGTGCTCACGCGCATCTCCTTCGCTGGGGTTACTCGGGTGGACTCGCCACCCTCTGCAAGATGCGCCGCGCCCCACCCGCGCGACAGCCCCGCCGCTCCTTTCGCCGCGGCCGAGGACACTGCTGGCGAGCGGTGGCGCGGAGTGGTCAGTCTCGGCGCGCCATCTCTGACACCTCGTGCGAAACCGGGTCGAAATTGGCGCCCGGATCGCTTGCCAGCACGCAGCGGGACGGGTAGAGTTGTGCATGCGTAACGGGTCCACGGCGGCCAGGACTAAGCGATGAGCGGAGTGGAGCTCGCCAAACTGGATGATGCGCTGGCTCGGCTGCTGGCGACGGACTACCTGGACGTCTCTCAGAAGATCCCGGTCGCCGTCCAGGCCGCGGCCGGGTCCCTGGAGGTGCTCGTCCAGGCGGTGAACGACAACGGTGGAACCGTCCGCCATGTGCTGGGCCCGCTGAACGCCATCGCGGCCTGGATGCCGATGTCGGGTGTCGCAGCGCTCGCGGCGCTGGAGTTCGTGGAGGAGATCGAGATGGACAGGGTCATGCACGTGGCGTGACTCACGCGCCAACGGCGGATTACTCGGGCGGAATGCGACGGCGTTCCGCCCTTTCTTCATGGCTGCCTATGGAACGGGTGCGCGAGGCCATCCAGTGCGGCGGCGCGGGCGTGGATGGGGGCGGTGTACGGATCGCGGTGCTGGACACGGGGATCGACCTGGATCACCCCGACCTCCACGGCAAGGTAGATCTGGAGAACAGCGCGTCGTGCTGCCTTTCGGCGTCGATCGCGGACGTGCACGGGCACGGAACTCACGTGGCCGGCATCATCGCGGGGAGCGGCGAGGCGTCTGGGGGGCGGTTCGCCGGGATCGCGCCGGGCGCCGAGCTGATCGTGCTCAAGGTGGGGAGCGGCATGACGGCCTACAGCAACGATCTCGCGCAGGCGGTGTTACGCGCGGTAGAGCTGGGGGCCGACATCATCAACTATTCGGGCGGCGAGCACGGGTTCGCCGCGGGTCCGCCGCCGTGGAAGTGGCCGATCCGGCTGAACAAGCGCGACGCGGCGTTCAGGTACGCGGCGGAGCATGGGGTGCTGTGCGTGGCCGCCGCCGGAAACGACGGGCCTTCGCCGGGCACGGTTGTGCGGCCCGGCAACCTCTCCGAGGTGCTGTGCGTCGGTGCCCTGGCGCCGCCCGACTTCCGGGTGGCGCCGGCCTCCGGGCGTGGGCCGCTATACCTGGACGGTTCGATGAGGGGCGGGGTGGCGCGCGCGGATCCGGGGCTGGACACGAGGTCGCGCCTCGTCAAACCGGACGTCGTGGTGCCTGGCGGCGAGCCCTCGGACTTCCTCCACCAGGCGCTTCACCTTGCCGGGATCGGGCGCGGCGGCGTGGTCGCGCCCCGCTCACGCCGCGGAATCCTGGTGGGGATCGATCCGGGCGACCCCGAGTGCGCCTACGCCCGCGTGGTGGGCACCAGTCAGGCGACGGCCGTGGTCACGGGTCTCGCCGCCCTCCTCCTCCAGCTTGGACGGCGCATCGGGTTCGATTGGGGCTCCAACACAGGGCGTGCGCTCGCCGGTATACTCCGCGCCGCGGCGCTGAGGCTTGCCGAAGGCGGACCCGACGACTACGGCTACGGAGCTCTCCTGTGGCCGAACATCGCCGCGACGCTGAACGACTGCGCGACCAACCCCGTGCGGCGAGAGAGGGTGCTGTTCGGGCCGCAGCTCCACCTCGAGACGTGACCTGCTCCTACGGGCTCTGATTGTTCACCGCACGTTGCGCCAGCGCCCTATCGCGGGGGGCTGCACGGGTTGCGGAAGGGAGAGCATGTAGTCGATCAGGACGTTCAGGTCCACCAGGCCGGTGGCGGTGCGGCGGCCGGCGGCGAGGGAGGTGTAGCGCTCGCCGCCCTGCGCCATGAACTCGGTGAGGCCCAGCGTCACCCGGTCCGCGTCGGCCAGCTCGCGGCCGCCGTCCAGGCGCACGGAGCGGATGCGGCTTCCCTGCGGCGCCGCAGAGTCGTAGGCGACGGTCATCCCCGAGAGGTGCGCCGTGGGGCGTCCGCTGGCGACGGCGTTCTCCAGCGCGCCGCGGAGCTGCGCGCCGGTGACTTCCACGCGGTACACGGCGTTCTGAAAGGGCTGCATCTCGTAGAGCACCCCGTAGTTCACCGGCCCCTCCGGGAGCCCGCGGCGGATGGAGCCGTTGTTGATGATGGACGCCTGTGCCCCCGCCGCCCGGCGGACCGCGTCCGCCACCAGGTTGCCCAGCGGACGCTCCCGCCCCTGGTTGATGAGCGCCTGCGCCGTCGTCAGCACCACGCGCTCGGTGAGGGGGCGCACGTTCGCCTCCCACTGGTGCACCACGCGCTCGACGGCGGTGTCCGGCGTGACCTCGTCGGCGTAGGGGGTGCGGACGGCGCGGTACGACACGCGCGTGCGCCCGCCGCTGCGCTCCAGGTCGGTGACGCTGTACGCGGCGCCGTACGACATCGCCTCGACGACGGGGACGCCGCCGGCCGTGGACAGCACGCGCAGGTGCGTGTGGCCGCCGACCACCAGGTCCACCGGCTCGGTGAGGGCGCTCGCCACGTCCAACATCTCCCCCGCGCACTCGCGCGACTCCTCCTCGGGCGCGGCGCCGGGGGAGCGGCACTCCGCGCCGATGTGCATCGTGACCACCACGAAGTCCACGCCGGCTGCGCGCAGCTCGCGCACCGCCTGGTCGATGGCGGGAACCGCGGGGCGGAACTCCAGCCCCGTCACCCGCCCGGGCACCACCATCTCCGGCGTGTTGGGAAGGGCGATCCCCACCACCCCGATACGGACCCCCCGCCGCTCGATGATCGTGTACGGCTTCACCCACTCCGCGCGGCGCCCGGTGGAGGCCTGGTACAGGTTGGCCGCCACCCAGGGGAAGCGGCTCTCGCGCATGCGGTTGCGTAGCGTGTCCTGCCCCCAGTCGAACTCGTGGTTCCCCGTCGCGGCCACGTCGTACCCCATCGCGTTGAAGGTCGCGATGGTGGCGCGCCCCCAGCTCAGGTTGGAGATGGCCGTCCCCTGCATGTCGTCGCCAGCCGAGAGGAAGATGGTGGCTCCCGGAAAGTGCGCGGCCGCGCTGTCGAAGTGTGCGGCGATCACGGCGGCCCCGCCCGCGGCGCGCGTCTCGCCCGAGCGCGGCGGCTGGGGCAGGATGCGCCCGTGGATGTCGTTGGTGTGCACCACCCGCAGCCGCTTCACCCCCGAGGGCGCGGCGGCGGAGGGGGTCTGCATCGCGGGAGCACAGGCGCCCCCCAGGAGGAGCGCGAGCGCGACTCCCAGAGGCGCGGTGGAGCGGAACCGGTTCATGCTGCTTCCGTAGCGGGTAAAACGTCGTCGTCGCGAACAAGATACGCCGCCCACACCCCCCTCCGCATCCCGCGGGCCGGGGCGGAGATGGGGCAGTGTGGGGCGTGCGCGTCCCAATTGCGCCCTTCCGTGAACCGGGTCGCGGGGCGAGCAAGAAACGCCAATCCGCGCAACTCCATGTGCCCGGCCCTTTTATCGGATCATTGCGGCCCGGCTTGTTTTTTTTGTACACGCAGAACACTTTCGTTGTGCCCGCTGTACCCACCCCTCCCGCTGCCGAGGTACCATGATCGACTCCGCTGCCGCGCCCGCTCGTCCGAACGACGATACGTACGAAACCTGCACGATCCAGCACGCCGGGTCCACCTACACCTTTCGCTTCTACAAGGGTTTTGCGAGCCGGGTGGTGTTCAACGCTCCGGACGGAACCCAGATCCCGGTTTACCAGCAGTCCGGCGTCTTCAAGTGCGAGCCCGCCGGCCCGGACCCGGACAGCACCATCAGCATCAAGGGCGGCCCCCTGGATCTGGACATCGAGGTGCAGATCAGCGACGGCCCCATCGGTCCGCCGGACTACGTGGGCCCCATCGCCGGCATCCAGATCGGGATGAAGAAGCGCGGCACCCCCGTATCGCCGCCGCAGCGCGTGACGCCCATCCGCGGCGCCGACCAGATCTCGCGCATCAACGTCAAGAACCGCGGCAACGGGGGCGGTGGCGGGGGCGGCGTGTACGCGCAGCAGCTCGACGACGGCGGTTGGCTGGACGTGACGAACACCGCGCAGTGCTGCCCGCCGCACTGCTGACATCCGGCGGACGCGCTCTCTTTCAAGGACTCGGGACGCCATGGTCAGCATGGGCCTGCAGCTGCTGGTGACGGCGCTGCTCCTCTCGTTCGGCGTGCTCTCGCTGGTGATCGCCGGGCGGGCGGCCTTCCAGAAGCCGTTCCACCAGGTGTTCTGGAAGCTGGCAGGCGGCGCGTTCGTCACGCACGGCACGCTGCAGGCGACGCAGAACCTGTGGGGATCGCTGGCCATGGCCGCGGGCATGTCATCCGCGACCATGGCCACCTACCTGCGCTACGTGCCCGCGTTCAACCACAGCCGCACCTTTCTGTGGCTGGCGTTCAGCGGAGTCGCGGTGTGGATGGCGCGGCGGGGTACGCTTCCGGGGCCGCGCGCGTGGGGTGGCATCGTGGTGGCGCTGGCCTGCGGGCTGCTGGTGGGAGCGCTGCTCGGCTACCACGAGGGCTCCATCCTGGCCAGCACGCACTACACGCGGGTGGCGCTGCTGGACGCGCTCGAGCTGGTGATCCTCCTGGTGGTGCTGTTCGTCGCCCTCGTGAGCGGGCGCGTGGACCGGCACCTGTGGGGCGCGCTCGCGGTGTTCGCCACCATGGTCGCGCTCAACATCGTGTGGTACGCGGCGATGAGCATGATAGACGACAAGCGCGTCTGGACGCCGGCTCCGTGGATGATGAGCGCGTACCGTGTCGTCCCCACCTCCGTGATGGTCGCCATCGCCGTGCGGCGGCTGCAGCTGGCCAGGCGCGGGGTCAAGGTGCCCAGCCTGCTGGATCGCGGCTCGTCGGGAGCGCCCCTCCTGGCGGGGTGAGAGAGACGCAACTGCATGGCTCACACAGAGACACAGAGGCCACAGAGAGAACCGCAAAAAGGTTTTCTCTGTGGCTTTTCCGTTCCCTCTGTGCCCTCTGTGTGATGCTTTTCGCCGGTCAGGGCCACTCGCGGTACTTCACCAGGAGGCCAGCCAGGACCAGCCAAAAGAGGCCGTAGCCGAGCGCGTACGCCGCCGCGCCCCAGGCGATGCCGCCGGAAAGGAGCGCGTTGTAGACGTCGCTCACGGCGGAGTGCGGAGGGAGGACGAAGGAGATCGCCGCGCGCACGCCGGGGGTGAAGGGAAGGATCGGCGACGCCTGCACCAGCGACAGCCAGAAGTCGGTGAGGAAGAAGAGGATCACCGCCAGGATGCCGTCGCCGCGCGGCACCAGGGCGGAGAAGAAGGCCATGAGGCCGCCGTACACCACCGCCAGCAGGAGCGCCTGGAGGAGGAACCCGGGGTGCACCTGGACCTTTCCCCACGCGGCGAGCTGCGCGAAGAGCCAGAAGAAGGCGGCGGCCAGCATCGCCAGCGCCAGCGAGAGGAGCCAGCGCAGGCCGTAGAAGGCGAGCGGCCGTGTGGGGTGCGAAAACGCGAGGCGGTAGTAGCCGCGCCGCCGGTCGGTGGCGATGAAGCCGGCCAGCATCGCCACCATCCCCACCGTCGCCAGGTTGGCGATGGTGAAGGAGATGCCGAACGGCTCCAGCAGCTCGGCCACGTCGCCGGGCGTCTCGGTGACGTGCTCGTGGAGCGCGGGATCACCCAGGTAGAAGAGGAAGCCGGCCAGCGCGAGCGCCGCGATCCGCCAGCGAAGCTGCCGCAGGAGGATGGGGATCATCGCGCCACTCCGCGCACGCGCTCTTCCAGGCGCAGCCGCTGCGGCGCCACCGCGCGCACCACCACCCCGCGCGCCAGCAGTGCCGCCAGCCGCTCGCTGATCTCGCGAGGCGAGGCGGGGTCCACGCGAAAGGCCCATGGCGCGCCCTCCTCCTCCAGCGCGCCGGGAAAGACCTCGTGCACCGCCTTCACCGCGCCCGGGGTGTCTTCCACCTCCAGCCGGTAGGGCGGGTTGATGCCCTCGGCGGCGCGCAGGTCCAGCAGCTCGCGCACGCGCCCGCTCTCCAGCACGGCCACGAGGTCGGCGGTGCGCTCCAGCTCGTCCAGGTTGTGCGACGCGATCAGCAGGGTGCGCGCGGGGTCTTCGGCGCGCCACTCGGCCAGCACGCTGCGCAGCCGCGAGATCCACTCCGGGTCCAGCCCGCTGGTGGGCTCGTCCAGCACCATCACGCCGCGCGGGGCGAGGAGTGCCTGTGCCATCGCCAGGCGCTGCAGGTTGCCCTTGGACAGGTAGCCCACCCTTCGATTCGCCACCGCCGCGATCTCCATCCGCTCCATCACCTCGTCCACGCGGGCGCGGGCGTGGTCCACCTCGGCGAGGGCGGCGTAGGCGTCCAGCGCGCCGCGCGTGGTCCACGACGGGGGGATCGCCACCAGCTCGGAGACGTAGGCCACGCCGTGCTTCTCCACGTAGCCGCGCGGCGCCATCCCGTGCACCTCCACCCGGCCGCGGGTGGGGCGGATGTAGCCGAGGAGGAGGCGGATCAGCGTGCTCTTGCCGGCGCCGTTGGGACCCACGATTCCCAGCGCGGTGCCGGGGGGCACGTCCAGCGTCACGCCGTCCAGGGCGCGCACGGCGCCGCCGCGCGCGCGCGCCAGCGGCCCGGCGAATTCCTTTACCACGTCGGTGAAGCGGATCATGGGCGGGAGCGTACCGTGGGCCTCCGTGCGGCGCAAGGGCGCGGAACGGTTTCTGCGCCGCGGCTGCGGCCATGAACACGCCCAGGCACGCACACGAGCATCCCGAGCGGGGCCCCCTCCGCCCTCTCCTGAGCGGCATCGGCCGGTGGGTGGGCGGATTCTACACCGCGATCGGCGCCTTTTTCCTGCTGGCCATGGCGGTGATGCTGGCCGGCGTGGCCGCCTTCGCCGCCATCGCCGACGCCGTGAGCGACGGCGAGACGGAAGCGTTGGACCGCGCCATCCTCCTCTCGCTCAACAAGCAGGCGAGCCCGCGGCTGGACGACTTCGCTATGAACGTGACGGCGCTGGGTTCGGGGCTTGTGGTGGGGATCGTGGTGGCGGTGGCGAGCGTGTACCTGTGGGGGAGCCGCCACCGCTACTCCGCCGTGCTGCTCTGGGTGGCGCTGAGCGGGTCCTGGATCCTGAGCAGCATCCTGAAGGCGTTCTTCAACCGGGCGCGCCCCAACCTCTTTCCGTGGCGCACGCCGCACGCCTTCCAGGCCTCCTTTCCCTCCGGCCACTCCATCACGGCGATGGTGGGCTACGCGACGCTGGCGTACCTCGTGGCGCGCCTTCTTCCGCAGCGGGGCCTGCGCTGGTTCACCGTCGGCGTGGCGGCGACGATCGTGGCGCTGGTCGGCTGGTCGCGGATGTACCTGGGCGTGCACTGGCCCTCCGACGTGCTGGGCGGCTACGCCACCGGCCTGGCCTGGGCATCGTTCTGCGGCCTCGGCCTGAGCGCCGTCCGCTACTTCCGCTACCGCCGCCCCGAGCTCGTCGCGGAAGAAAAAGACCTGGAGAAGTGAAAAAAAGATGGCCTCACGCGGAGGCGCGGAGACGCGGGAGAGAACTCAGCGCCTCTCTCTGCGTCTCCGCGCCTCCGCGTGAGACCTGCTGTTAGCGGGGCTGCGAAGCGCCGTCCGTCGAAGCGAGGGCGACCGTGGCGGTGCGGTCCGGCAGGACGGCCTCATCGGTGCGCGCCATGCGGAGCGCCGTCGCCGGGCGCGAGGCGCCGAGGCGTGCCAGCACCGGCGCGGGGTCGGCGCCGGCCAGGCGCAGCTCGTCGCCCACGCGCGTGGCGTAGGCACCGCCGGCCCGCGCGTACACGTCCGGGAGGATGGTCACCGAGTCGGCGGCCACCTCGGTCAGGCGGTACTCGATCCGGGCGCGCACCCGGCCCGAGAGCGCGACTTCACGGGTCGCGCGCGGCGTGCGGGCCAGGTGCTCCACCGTGCTGTCGGAGATGGCCGAGCCGTCCTCGCGCAGGATCATCCGGGCCAGCTCCATCACGTCCGCGTTGCGCATGCGGATGCAGCCGTGCGACGCGGGGCTCCCCAGGTACCGCTCGTTGCCGGCGGGCGTGCCGTGCACGTAATAGTCGCCGAAGAGGTGGATCTTGACCCGCCCCATCGGATTCGACCAGCCCGGACCGGCCTTCTTCTCGTTGCGCGCCCAGGCGGCGCCCGGCGGGGGCGTCCAGCTCGGGTTCCACACCATCCGCCGCAGCCCCGTGGCGCCCGTGGGGGTGGCGTAGCGCGCGCGGCCCACCGACACCGGGTACGAGCGGACGCGCTCGCCGCCCTGCATCACGTCCAGCCGGCCGGCGGGGATGTTGACGACCAGCTCCATGGGCCCCTGCGCGCGGGCGGGAGCGGCGATGGCGGAAGCGCCCAGGATCAGCGCGGTCGAGGTCAGGCGAAGAAGAGAGGTCATGGTCGGGTCCGGGTCTGTCGTTGCGGGCCGCGGGGGGCGCTTCCTCCATCCCTCCCGTCGCGACCGCGGGCGCTGCACCGCCTGCGGCCATCTACGTCGCGCCCCGTGCGGTGTTTCAGGCGGCGAGATCGTGGGTGCAACGTACCCGTATCACCTCGGCGCCACATTGGTCATCTGACCCCCCGCCGTGCGGACGCTGGACGGAGCGGCCTCAGAGCGGCACATTCCGAGGGGGCACCCTCCACCGTCCATCCGATCCGATGCTTCCAGACCGACACGCGGCAGCCTCCAGGCTTCGCCTGCGCAGGGCGCTGCTCTTCGCGGCGCTCGGCTACGTTTACGTGGCGGCCGTGCTCGCCGTGCTCTGCGGCGCGGTCGTCATTCTGGCGAGGCTCGGGCTGGGCGCGATCGGGTGGTACGCGCTGGGCGGGCTGGTCTTCTACCTCGTCATCGCGCTCGTGGTGGGGTTCGCGCCTCCCGCCGGAAGGCTGGTGACCCGCGAGGAGTGCCCCGAGCTCTTCCGCGCGATCGACCGCGCACGCGGGGAGATGCGCGCGCCCGGGCTGGACGGCGTGTTCCTGACGCACGAGCTGAACGCGGGTGTGATGGAGCGCCCGCGCTTCGGGACGGTGGGATGGACCCAGCGCTACCTCCTGCTGGGCCTTCCCCTGCTGTACGCGCTTCCTGAAGACGAGCTGCGGGCGATCCTGGCGCACGAGCTCGCCCACCTTTCGCGCCAGCACAGCCGCTCGCGCCGCCTCCTTGCGCGCGCGGAGGTGACGTGGCAGGTGCTGGTGACGGGCTTCACGCACTCGTTCCGCTGGGCCTCCTTTCTCTTCGCCCCCTTCTTCCGCTGGTACACGCCCCGGCTGGAGGCACGGACCCAGGAGGCGAGCCGGGGCCACGAGTTCGAGAGCGACCACCTCGGCGCGCGCGTGTCCGGCGTGGAGGTGGCGGCGCGCGCCCTTCTGCGGCTCACGCTGTGGACGGTGCGGCTGGAGCGGGTGGTGTGGCCGTCCGTCTTCCGCGGTTCGCTGGAGCGGCCCGCGCCCGCCGCGGACGACTTCCTCGGCGTGCTGGACGTGGTGCGCGAGCCGCTCGCCCCGGCGGAGGTGGAGCGCGGAGTGCGCGCGGCGCTGCGCGACCGCACGCTGGACAGCCACAGCCATCCCAGCCTGGCGGACCGCCTGGAGGCGCTCGGCGCGGACCCGGCGGAGGCGGAGCGCGCCCTTGCGGCGGCAACGGGCGAGTCCGCCGCGGCGGCGTTCCTGGGCCCGGCCGCCCCGACGCTGGCTTCCGAGGTGGGCGCGGCGTGGGCGGAGACCGCCGGACACCTCTGGCGGCAGTGCCACGCGGATGCCCGCGTCTGGACCGATGCCGCGCATCCCGCCGCGGATGCGACGTGGGCGCACGCGCGCTGGGCCGCGCACTGTGAGCCGCCGGAGACCGCCATCCCCCTCCTTCGCCGCGTGCAGGACCGCACCGAGGCGCGCGTGCTCCTGGGCGCCCTCCTCCTGCAGCAGGAGGACCACGCCGCGCACGACGAGGCCGTGCGGCTGCTGGAAGCGGAGAGCCGCCGCGACACGGCGCTGGCCATCCACGCCAACGAGGCGCTGGAGCAGTACTACGCCCGCGTGGGGTGGCCCCGAGACCTTCAGCGCTGCCGCGAGCGCCGCCCCCGTCTGCGCGAGGCGGCGCTGCGTGCGCTGCAGGAGCGCACCACGCTCTCGCGGCGCGACGCGCTGCGCCCGTACCGGCTTCCGCCCTCCGCGCGCGACGAGCTCGTGGCCGCGCTGCGCGAGTTCCCAGAGATCCGCCGCGCGTACCTGGTGCAGAAGAAGGTGCGCGAGGAGGGCGAGGCGCCGGCGGTGGTGCTCGCGCTGGAGATGGGCACCCCGTGGTACCGGCACAGCTCCGGGAACCGGGCGCTGGAGGTGTGCCAGCGACTTCTTCCCCGCGTCCAGCTCCCCGAGCCGCTGGACCTGATCGTCCCCGTGGACGGTGCCCACTCGCTGCGCGGGCGGCTGCGCAGCCTCGCCGGGGCCGAGGTCTACCGCCGGGAGGGCGCACCACCCGCCGCCGCCGCGCCCCTCTCCGTGGGGTGGTCCGCGCCCGCGTGGTACTCGCCGCGC
The Longimicrobium sp. DNA segment above includes these coding regions:
- a CDS encoding S8 family serine peptidase, with the translated sequence MERVREAIQCGGAGVDGGGVRIAVLDTGIDLDHPDLHGKVDLENSASCCLSASIADVHGHGTHVAGIIAGSGEASGGRFAGIAPGAELIVLKVGSGMTAYSNDLAQAVLRAVELGADIINYSGGEHGFAAGPPPWKWPIRLNKRDAAFRYAAEHGVLCVAAAGNDGPSPGTVVRPGNLSEVLCVGALAPPDFRVAPASGRGPLYLDGSMRGGVARADPGLDTRSRLVKPDVVVPGGEPSDFLHQALHLAGIGRGGVVAPRSRRGILVGIDPGDPECAYARVVGTSQATAVVTGLAALLLQLGRRIGFDWGSNTGRALAGILRAAALRLAEGGPDDYGYGALLWPNIAATLNDCATNPVRRERVLFGPQLHLET
- a CDS encoding phosphatase PAP2 family protein, whose amino-acid sequence is MNTPRHAHEHPERGPLRPLLSGIGRWVGGFYTAIGAFFLLAMAVMLAGVAAFAAIADAVSDGETEALDRAILLSLNKQASPRLDDFAMNVTALGSGLVVGIVVAVASVYLWGSRHRYSAVLLWVALSGSWILSSILKAFFNRARPNLFPWRTPHAFQASFPSGHSITAMVGYATLAYLVARLLPQRGLRWFTVGVAATIVALVGWSRMYLGVHWPSDVLGGYATGLAWASFCGLGLSAVRYFRYRRPELVAEEKDLEK
- a CDS encoding tetratricopeptide repeat protein — its product is MLPDRHAAASRLRLRRALLFAALGYVYVAAVLAVLCGAVVILARLGLGAIGWYALGGLVFYLVIALVVGFAPPAGRLVTREECPELFRAIDRARGEMRAPGLDGVFLTHELNAGVMERPRFGTVGWTQRYLLLGLPLLYALPEDELRAILAHELAHLSRQHSRSRRLLARAEVTWQVLVTGFTHSFRWASFLFAPFFRWYTPRLEARTQEASRGHEFESDHLGARVSGVEVAARALLRLTLWTVRLERVVWPSVFRGSLERPAPAADDFLGVLDVVREPLAPAEVERGVRAALRDRTLDSHSHPSLADRLEALGADPAEAERALAAATGESAAAAFLGPAAPTLASEVGAAWAETAGHLWRQCHADARVWTDAAHPAADATWAHARWAAHCEPPETAIPLLRRVQDRTEARVLLGALLLQQEDHAAHDEAVRLLEAESRRDTALAIHANEALEQYYARVGWPRDLQRCRERRPRLREAALRALQERTTLSRRDALRPYRLPPSARDELVAALREFPEIRRAYLVQKKVREEGEAPAVVLALEMGTPWYRHSSGNRALEVCQRLLPRVQLPEPLDLIVPVDGAHSLRGRLRSLAGAEVYRREGAPPAAAAPLSVGWSAPAWYSPRNLLMAGGAGVVLVAGIAVVADPDDAPSTAAEQSAEVGKLRAAATLNPQDSVAARDYARALVDEERWDEARPALEAAVRLNPRDANLRNSLGWALMQKEEFEEAVPHLRMAIALDSAHVDARHNLAWVHARQGRYAAAEPEYRRVIRLAPRRANAHAELGAVLLYLNRLDEAEMELDEAVRLDPSDPANHLARARAYKARSDLGGAVESYRKAAALDPQAYVWAEVGHIEHLRGNFRESAAAFEMAAKADPKYFEKDEYRREIWEASQAGRMYVPPES
- a CDS encoding 5'-nucleotidase C-terminal domain-containing protein, translated to MNRFRSTAPLGVALALLLGGACAPAMQTPSAAAPSGVKRLRVVHTNDIHGRILPQPPRSGETRAAGGAAVIAAHFDSAAAHFPGATIFLSAGDDMQGTAISNLSWGRATIATFNAMGYDVAATGNHEFDWGQDTLRNRMRESRFPWVAANLYQASTGRRAEWVKPYTIIERRGVRIGVVGIALPNTPEMVVPGRVTGLEFRPAVPAIDQAVRELRAAGVDFVVVTMHIGAECRSPGAAPEEESRECAGEMLDVASALTEPVDLVVGGHTHLRVLSTAGGVPVVEAMSYGAAYSVTDLERSGGRTRVSYRAVRTPYADEVTPDTAVERVVHQWEANVRPLTERVVLTTAQALINQGRERPLGNLVADAVRRAAGAQASIINNGSIRRGLPEGPVNYGVLYEMQPFQNAVYRVEVTGAQLRGALENAVASGRPTAHLSGMTVAYDSAAPQGSRIRSVRLDGGRELADADRVTLGLTEFMAQGGERYTSLAAGRRTATGLVDLNVLIDYMLSLPQPVQPPAIGRWRNVR
- a CDS encoding ABC transporter ATP-binding protein yields the protein MIRFTDVVKEFAGPLARARGGAVRALDGVTLDVPPGTALGIVGPNGAGKSTLIRLLLGYIRPTRGRVEVHGMAPRGYVEKHGVAYVSELVAIPPSWTTRGALDAYAALAEVDHARARVDEVMERMEIAAVANRRVGYLSKGNLQRLAMAQALLAPRGVMVLDEPTSGLDPEWISRLRSVLAEWRAEDPARTLLIASHNLDELERTADLVAVLESGRVRELLDLRAAEGINPPYRLEVEDTPGAVKAVHEVFPGALEEEGAPWAFRVDPASPREISERLAALLARGVVVRAVAPQRLRLEERVRGVAR
- a CDS encoding DUF4442 domain-containing protein — its product is MSTVTAPALPDAARAEAFRANMRSRARMRAYFMSKLPLAWFAGLRVRHLDAARCEVVVPRGWRTQNPFRSTYFAAQAMAAELSTGALAMAAVQGAGAPVSMLVTEMRASFGKKAVSDATFACADGERIAAAVAETLRTGEGTTAEATSVGRMEDGTEVATFVFTWSFKRKN
- a CDS encoding L,D-transpeptidase — encoded protein: MTSLLRLTSTALILGASAIAAPARAQGPMELVVNIPAGRLDVMQGGERVRSYPVSVGRARYATPTGATGLRRMVWNPSWTPPPGAAWARNEKKAGPGWSNPMGRVKIHLFGDYYVHGTPAGNERYLGSPASHGCIRMRNADVMELARMILREDGSAISDSTVEHLARTPRATREVALSGRVRARIEYRLTEVAADSVTILPDVYARAGGAYATRVGDELRLAGADPAPVLARLGASRPATALRMARTDEAVLPDRTATVALASTDGASQPR